The following proteins are co-located in the Manihot esculenta cultivar AM560-2 chromosome 9, M.esculenta_v8, whole genome shotgun sequence genome:
- the LOC110622059 gene encoding uncharacterized protein LOC110622059 isoform X2 gives MDSFSIATTTKFKENCTRIQNLHLLSSFCNSARSADSLMKTLATSPSFSKIALQRNGNSRDFNLTRHGIGFFSSKKLLHVGFLISVKRKTFQPISASTPSSLSKPGLEDAETKTQEKYQSKTVHVKFQLKKECSFGEQFVLVGDDPLFGMWDPANAIPLKWSDGHVWTVELDIPIGKSIQFKFILKEVTGRILWQPGPDRIFKAWETENTIVVSEDWEDDNFQELLEEETIYNNKVEPVVNSEMLDLAENLTHQIEELASEVNFYPPKEPLTQAPEEPTIADSIPSPELEPVVIVADNISYITEDPVVRASHQVLDDFESNHEKDGNEAISNKEAMAAEEVVGNNGSFPTEMITVNMNMEGNLVTHEGDPVLVPGLPLLSSESVIQDEVETSSGLDASVGVTEVETSSGFDASVGAMDEVKNHNLPEVTA, from the exons ATGGACTCCTTTTCAATAGCCACCACAACCAAATTTAAAGAGAATTGCACTAGAATACAAAATCTTCATCTTCTCTCTTCCTTCTGCAACTCAGCTCGTTCTGCTGACTCACTCATGAAAACTCTAGCTACCTCCCCTTCTTTCTCCAAGATCGCACTCCAAAGGAATGGAAATTCCCGAGATTTTAATCTTACTAGACATGGAATTGGTTTCTTCTCTTCCAAAAAACTTCTTCATGTTGGGTTTTTGATTTCTGTTAAACGCAAGACTTTTCAGCCCATCTCTGCATCTACTCCGTCTTCTCTGTCTAAG CCCGGTTTGGAGGATGCAGAAACCAAAACCCAAGAAAAAT ATCAATCAAAGACGGTTCATGTTAAATTCCAACTAAAAAAAGAGTGTTCCTTTGGTGAGCAATTCGTTCTAGTAGGGGATGATCCACTGTTCGGAATGTGGGATCCTGCAAATGCAATACCATTGAAGTGGTCAGACGGCCATGTTTGGACTGTGGAGCTG gATATACCCATTGGAAAATCAATCCAGTTCAAGTTCATACTAAAAGAAGTCACTGGAAGGATTTTGTGGCAACCAGGACCTGACCGAATTTTCAAAGCTTGGGAAACTGAGAATACAATCGTTGTTTCAGAAGATTGGGAAGATGATAACTTTCAGGAATTGCTAGAGGAAGAAACGATTTATAATAACAAAGTGGAGCCTGTTGTTAACTCAGAAATGCTGGATTTAGCTGAGAACTTGACCCACCAAATTGAGGAATTGGCTTCTGAGGTTAATTTTTACCCACCAAAGGAACCATTAACACAGGCTCCTGAGGAACCAACCATTGCTGATAGCATTCCGTCTCCAGAACTGGAGCCCGTGGTTATTGTTGCAGATAACATCAGCTACATAACGGAGGATCCTGTTGTGCGAGCAAGTCACCAAGTGCTAGATGACTTTGAGAGCAATCATGAGAAGGATGGTAATGAGGCTATCTCAAACAAGGAAGCAATGGCTGCAGAGGAGGTTGTCGGAAATAATGGAAGTTTTCCGACAGAAATGATTACAGTAAACATGAATATGGAAGGAAATTTGGTTACTCATGAAGGAGATCCTGTTCTGGTACCTGGGTTGCCTCTATTATCAAGCGAATCAGTAATTCAGGATGAAGTGGAGACAAGCAGTGGCCTTGATGCCTCAGTTGGAGTTACTGAAGTTGAAACAAGCAGCGGCTTTGATGCCTCAGTTGGAGCTATGGATGAAGTTAAGAATCATAATTTGCCAGAGGTAACTGCTTGA
- the LOC110622059 gene encoding uncharacterized protein LOC110622059 isoform X1, with product MDSFSIATTTKFKENCTRIQNLHLLSSFCNSARSADSLMKTLATSPSFSKIALQRNGNSRDFNLTRHGIGFFSSKKLLHVGFLISVKRKTFQPISASTPSSLSKPGLEDAETKTQEKYQSKTVHVKFQLKKECSFGEQFVLVGDDPLFGMWDPANAIPLKWSDGHVWTVELDIPIGKSIQFKFILKEVTGRILWQPGPDRIFKAWETENTIVVSEDWEDDNFQELLEEETIYNNKVEPVVNSEMLDLAENLTHQIEELASEVNFYPPKEPLTQAPEEPTIADSIPSPELEPVVIVADNISYITEDPVVRASHQVLDDFESNHEKDGNEAISNKEAMAAEEVVGNNGSFPTEMITVNMNMEGNLVTHEGDPVLVPGLPLLSSESVIQDEVETSSGLDASVGVTEVETSSGFDASVGAMDEVKNHNLPELEKKTETDDDQHQAEPVELLRDQAQLHSELEQNSLADDGNKQESEPTNNGVMKSKIHWGQKTIQKLLINLGFLKHQTLQ from the exons ATGGACTCCTTTTCAATAGCCACCACAACCAAATTTAAAGAGAATTGCACTAGAATACAAAATCTTCATCTTCTCTCTTCCTTCTGCAACTCAGCTCGTTCTGCTGACTCACTCATGAAAACTCTAGCTACCTCCCCTTCTTTCTCCAAGATCGCACTCCAAAGGAATGGAAATTCCCGAGATTTTAATCTTACTAGACATGGAATTGGTTTCTTCTCTTCCAAAAAACTTCTTCATGTTGGGTTTTTGATTTCTGTTAAACGCAAGACTTTTCAGCCCATCTCTGCATCTACTCCGTCTTCTCTGTCTAAG CCCGGTTTGGAGGATGCAGAAACCAAAACCCAAGAAAAAT ATCAATCAAAGACGGTTCATGTTAAATTCCAACTAAAAAAAGAGTGTTCCTTTGGTGAGCAATTCGTTCTAGTAGGGGATGATCCACTGTTCGGAATGTGGGATCCTGCAAATGCAATACCATTGAAGTGGTCAGACGGCCATGTTTGGACTGTGGAGCTG gATATACCCATTGGAAAATCAATCCAGTTCAAGTTCATACTAAAAGAAGTCACTGGAAGGATTTTGTGGCAACCAGGACCTGACCGAATTTTCAAAGCTTGGGAAACTGAGAATACAATCGTTGTTTCAGAAGATTGGGAAGATGATAACTTTCAGGAATTGCTAGAGGAAGAAACGATTTATAATAACAAAGTGGAGCCTGTTGTTAACTCAGAAATGCTGGATTTAGCTGAGAACTTGACCCACCAAATTGAGGAATTGGCTTCTGAGGTTAATTTTTACCCACCAAAGGAACCATTAACACAGGCTCCTGAGGAACCAACCATTGCTGATAGCATTCCGTCTCCAGAACTGGAGCCCGTGGTTATTGTTGCAGATAACATCAGCTACATAACGGAGGATCCTGTTGTGCGAGCAAGTCACCAAGTGCTAGATGACTTTGAGAGCAATCATGAGAAGGATGGTAATGAGGCTATCTCAAACAAGGAAGCAATGGCTGCAGAGGAGGTTGTCGGAAATAATGGAAGTTTTCCGACAGAAATGATTACAGTAAACATGAATATGGAAGGAAATTTGGTTACTCATGAAGGAGATCCTGTTCTGGTACCTGGGTTGCCTCTATTATCAAGCGAATCAGTAATTCAGGATGAAGTGGAGACAAGCAGTGGCCTTGATGCCTCAGTTGGAGTTACTGAAGTTGAAACAAGCAGCGGCTTTGATGCCTCAGTTGGAGCTATGGATGAAGTTAAGAATCATAATTTGCCAGAG TTAGAAAAGAAGACTGAAACTGATGATGATCAACATCAAGCAGAACCAGTTGAGCTGTTGAGAGATCAGGCGCAGCTTCACAGTGAACTAGAGCAAAATTCACTAGCTGATGATGGAAACAAGCAAGAATCAGAGCCCACCAACAATGGGGTTATGAAAAGTAAAATTCACTGGGGTCAAAAAACAATACAGAAGCTGCTAATTAATTTAGGGTTTCTGAAGCATCAAACTCTACAATAG